The Pseudomonas sp. HOU2 DNA window TGGGCCCGTGAAGCCATCCGCATCATCGAAGCGGACTTCCAGCGCAGCGCCGACACCCATCTGATCCCCTTGCCGCTGCCGGGTTTTGCGGGCATCGAGTTGTATTTCAAGGATGAGTCGAGCCATCCCACCGGCAGCCTCAAGCATCGCCTGGCGCGGTCGCTGTTCCTGTATGCGTTGTGTAACGGCTGGCTCAAACCCGGCGCACCGGTGATCGAGGCGTCCAGCGGTTCGACGGCGATTTCCGAGGCGTACTTTGCGCGCATGCTCGGTTTGCCGTTTATTGCGGTGATGCCGGCGACCACCTCGAAAGAGAAGATTGCGCAGATCGCCTTCTACGGTGGCCAGAGCCATCTGGTGAAGGATCCGACGCAGATTTACGCCGAATCCGAACGTCTGGCCCGCGAGCATGGCGGGCACTTCATCGACCAGTTCACCTACGCCGAGCGGGCCACCGACTGGCGGGCGAACAACAACATCGCCGAGTCGATCTTTCAGCAGATGCGTTTCGAGAAGCACCCGGAACCGAGCTGGCTGATTTCCAGCCCCGGCACCGGCGGCACCACCGCGACCCTGGGTCGTTACGTGCGTTATCGCCAGCATTGCACCCGCGTGTTGTGCGCCGATGCCGAGCGCTCGGTGTTTTTCGATTACTACCAGACGGGCGACGCCAGTCTGCGTCTGGACTGCGGTTCACGGATCGAAGGCATCGGCCGGCCACGGGTCGAGGCCTCATTTCTGCCGAAGGTGATCGATGCGATGGTCAAGGTGCCGGACGCCTTGTCGCTGGCGGCCATGCATTATCTGGCACAGCGTCTGGGCCGGCATGTCGGCGGGTCGAGCGGCACCAACCTGATCGGCGCGCTGATGGCGGCGCAACAGATGACAGCGGCAGGGGAGTCGGGGTCGATCGTGGCGATTCTGTGCGATGGCGGCGAGCGTTATGCCGACACCTATTACGATCAAGACTGGCTAAAGGCGCAGGGCTATGAGCTGGAGGGGTTGATTGCGGCGGTGGCGGCGAGTGCCGAACGGGGTGAGCCGCTGCCAACCACAGTGCTGCGCGCGAATATCTGATACACCGAAAACCACTGTGGGAGCTGGCTTGCCAGCGATAGCGGATTGTCAGTCAACATCAATGTCGAATCTGAGTCCGTCATCGCTGGCAAGCCAGCTCCCACAGGGTTGGGCGTTTTGCAGATTTGGCTGATCAGGCTTCCAGACCGAGAATGTCGCGCGCCACGGCCTCGGCAATCCGAATCCCGTCGACCCCCGCCGACAGAATCCCGCCGGCATAACCCGCGCCTTCACCGGCCGGGAACAGACCTTTGACGTTCATGCTCTGCAGCGACTCGTTACGCGTAATGCGCAGCGGCGACGAGGTGCGGGTTTCGATCCCGGTCAACACCGCGTCGTGCAGCGAGTAGCCGCGAATCTGCTTCTCGAACGCCGGCAACGCTTCACGAATCGCTTCGATGGCAAAGTCCGGCAGCGCCAGGGCCAAATCGCCCAGGGCCACTCCCGGTTTGTACGACGGCTCGACTTCGCCCAGTTCGGTCGACGGGGTGCCGTTGATGAAGTCGCCGACCAATTGCGCCGGGGCCTTGTAGTCGCTGCCGCCGAGGATGAACGCGTGGGATTCCAGACGCTCCTGCAACTCGATACCGGCCAGCGGGCCGCCCGGGTAATCGACTTCCGGGGTGATGCCGACGACGATCCCGGAGTTGGCGTTGCGCTCGTTACGCGAGTACTGGCTCATGCCGTTGGTGACCACGCGGTTCGGCTCGGAGGTCGCTGCAACCACGGTGCCGCCCGGGCACATGCAGAAGCTGTAGACCGAACGACCGTTCTTGGCGTGGTGCACCAGTTTGTAGTCGGCGGCGCCCAGCTTCGGGTGGCCGGCGTACTTGCCCAGCCGCGCACGGTCGATCAGCGATTGCGGGTGCTCGATGCGGAAACCCACCGAGAACGGCTTGGCTTCCATGAACACGCCACGGCTGTGGAGCATGCGGAAGGTGTCGCGGGCGCTGTGGCCGAGGGCCAGAACCACGTGTTTCGAATGCAGGGTTTCGCCGCTCGCCAGTTCGACGCCGACCAGTTGACCGTCTTCGATCAGCACGTCGGTGACGCGTTCCTGGAAGCGTACTTCGCCGCCCAGGGCGCGGATCTCTTCACGCATGGTCTCGACCATGCCGGTCAGACGGAACGTACCGATGTGCGGTTTGCTGACGTAGAGGATTTCTTCCGGCGCACCGGCCTTGACGAATTCGTGCAGGACTTTGCGACCGAGGAACTTCGGATCCTTGATCTGGCTGTACAGCTTGCCGTCGGAGAACGTGCCCGCGCCGCCTTCGCCGAACTGCACGTTGGACTCGGGGTTGAGCACGCTTTTACGCCACAGGCCCCAAGTGTCCTTGGTGCGCTGACGCACTTCGGTGCCGCGTTCGAGGATGATCGGCTTGAAGCCCATCTGCGCCAGCAACAGGCCGGCGAAAATCCCGCACGGGCCGAAACCGACCACGATCGGGCGCTGGCTCAGGTCGCTCGGCGCCTGACCAACGAATTTGTAGCTGACATCCGGCGCCACGTTGACGTTACGGTCGTCGGCGAACTTGCCCAGCACCTTGGCCTCGTCGCGCACGTTGAGGTCGATGGTGTAGATGAAGCACAGTTCGGAGGACTTTTTTCGCGCGTCGTAGCTGCGCTTGAACAAGGTGAAATCGAGCAAATCATCGCTGGCGATGCCCAGGCGCTGCACGATGGCGGCACGCAGGTCTTCTTCGGGATGGTCGATTGGCAGCTTGAGTTCGGTGATTCGTAACATGGCGAGGATCCGGATTCGCGGGGCGCACAACTGCGCCAGGGCGTTTGAAGGCCGCGATTATAAGCCGCAAAGGCCGGATCCGGTGAGGCTAAAACGCTCAGTCGTTACGCGATCCGCCGAAATACCCGCAACCACGCTCGACCTTGCCGTCGATGCGCAGTTCGGCGCTCATGTGCTGCACGCTGCCGGTGCTGCTGTCGACACAGCGTTGCGGCGCGACCCACAACTCGATGTGCTGGTTGTTGGCTTCACTGCTGAGGTTGAAGCGGCCGTCGCCCAATTGCTCTTCGACATAAGGCACCGCCAGTGCCGGCTGGCCTTCGCGGTCGATGACCATGCCCTTGCCGCTGACTTTGACGTTCCACTCGGGCCCGTGGCCGGCGGCACGCAGGATCAACAGCTTGAAATTCGGGTCATCGCAGGCGGTGCCGGAACGCTCGACGCGATACAGCTGGCCGAGGTCGAGGCGGTCGCCGACAAGCTTGCCGCGCACATCGGCAAACAGTTTGCCCTGCTGATCGGCGAGGGTCGCGGCCTCTTGCAGCACGCTGGTGCCGCCGATGTCGTTGACCACGTACTGACGCTGTTCGCCACACGGCTGGAACACCAGTTTGCCGTCGGCTGCCGTCAACTGCCCTTGCATCCGGGTCTGCCCGACGTGGGACGCGCTTTCACGCGGGCCATCGAGCAATTGGCAGGCGGCGAACAACGGCAGCAGGGCAACAACGATCAACGAACGGGCAACACGCATCTTCGGCTCTCCAGACAAGTGCCGCCACGTTACGCAGGCTGACCGTTGATCACAAGGGTTTAGCCCACGTGAAAGGTCTGACCGGTTTGCAGGCCTTCGACACTTTTCGCGTAGGCCAATGCCACATCGGCTGCCGGAACCGGCTTGTAGCCACGGAAGTACGGGGCATAGCTGCCCATGGCTTCCAGCAGCACGGTCGGGCTGATCGAGTTCACCCTCAGACCGCGCGGCAGTTCAATGGCAGCGGCTTTGACGAAGCTGTCCAGCGCACCGTTGACCAGTGCCGCCGAGGCGCCGGTACGGATCGGGTCGTGGCTGAGCACGCCGGTGGTGAAGGTGAACGAGGCACCGTCGTTGGCGTATTCGCGGCCGATCAGCAGCAGGTTGACCTGGCCCATCAGCTTGTCTTTCAGGCCCAGGGCAAAGCTGTCAGCGTTCATCTCGCCGAGTGGGGCGAAGGTCACGTTACCGGCGGCGCAGATCAGCGCGTCGAACTTGCCGGTCTGCTCGAACAGCTTGCGAATCGATGCGCTGTCGCTGATGTCCACCTGGAAGTCGCCGCTGCTGCGACCGATGCGAATCACGTCGTGACGCTGGCTCAGCTCTTTATCCACGGCTGAACCAATGGTGCCGGCGGCACCGATCAACAGAATCTTCATGGGCTGTTCCTCAATGAGTTGAATGAGGTTTCAGTCTAGAGTGGTTTTTTCTGTGGATAAGCGCACTAATAGGCAACCTTTGGTTTTCAAATGGAAACAATCCATGAGCGAAATGGATGATCTGGCGGCGTTCGCGGTGTTGATCGAGGCCGGCAGTTTTACCCTGGCGGCGCAGCAACTGGGTTGCAGCAAGGGCCAGTTGTCAAAACGCATCAGTCAGTTGGAAGCGCAGTTTTCCGTGGTGCTGCTGCAGCGCACGACGCGCCGTTTGAGCCTGACAGCGGCGGGCGCCGCATTGTTGCCGCAAGCCCAGGCGCTGGTGGTGCAGGTGGAGCGGGCACGTCAGGCGCTGGCGCGTTTGAAAGACGACATGGCCGGGCCGGTGCGGATGACAGTGCCGGTGTCACTGGGCGAAACGTTTTTCGATGGCTTGCTGCTGGAGTTCTCGCACAAGTATCCCGAAGTACAGATCGAGCTGGAACTGAACAACAACTATCGCGACCTGTCACGCGATGGGTTCGACCTGGCGATTCGCAGCGACGTGGCCAATGATGAGCGCCTGGTGGCCAAACCCTTGCTGGCGTGGCAGGAAATGACCTGCGCCAGCCCGGCCTATCTAGAACAGTTCGGCGAACCCCGAACCCCGCAGGATCTGGTCGAACACCGTTGCCTGCTCAACAGCCACTACAGTGGCCGCGAGGAATGGCTGTATCACCAGCAGCACGAATTGCTGCGGGTGCCGGTGTCGGGACCGTTCGCCAGCAACCATTACAACCTGCTGAAAAAGGCCGCGCTGGCCGGCGCCGGTATCGCACGGTTGCCGTCGTATCTGCTGCAAACGGAACTGGCTGACGGCCGGTTGCGCTGGCTGCTGCGCGATTTTCAGACACGGCGGATGCCGATGTACCTGGTGCACCCGTATCAGGGTGGATTGCCCAAGCGCACGCAGGTGTTGGCGGATTATCTGATTGGCTGGTTCAAGCGCAGTGGTGAGGCGCTGGATCGGCTGGCGCATTGACCACGATGTCTGTGATGCCTGTGATACCCGTGAAATCGGGGATACCCGTGATACACGTGTAGGAGCTGCCGAAGGCTGCGATCTTTTGATCTTGAAAATCAAAAGATCGCAGCCTTCGGCAGCTCCTACAGGGACATCAGGGACATCAGCGGTTCCAGTACCTGGCGATCAGGTGATCAATCGACAATCTGCCCGGCCCGGTCGCCATCAGGTACAGCAATACCGCCGCCCAGGTGCCGTGGGTCGGATAGGCATCGGGGTAGACGAACACCTCGATCACCAGCGTCATGCCCAGCAGCGCCAGCGCCGAAAAGCGTGTGGCGAAACCGATCAGGATCAGCACGGGGAAGAAGTGTTCGGCGAACGCCGCCAGGTGCGCGGCGATTTCCGGTGACAGCAGCGGCACGTGGTATTCGCTATGGAACAACGGGATCGTCGAGTCCGCCAAGCGCGGCCAGCCGAGCTGAAAGGTGCCGTCGATCAAGTCGATGGCCAACCCCTCGACCTTGGTCTGCCCGGACTTCCAGAACACCGCGGCAATCGAGAACCGCGCGATGAAGGCGATCAGGCTGTGGGGGATTTTTTCCATGAGTCCGATGGCACGAGTGATGAGGTTGTTCATGGCAATACCTTGTTCAGGTCGGTGATGGCGTTGTGGCCGATCAGCAGGGCGAGGGTCTGCGGCAGATCGAAGGACGGACTGTCTTGCGCCGCGTCCAGTAGCGCTCGGTGATGGAGCAGATGGCGGATGAACACGCTGGCGCCGTGATCGAGGGCAAAGACCTCGACCTCCAGACCGTTGCGCAGCACCAGTGCGTGTTGCCCTTGATGAATGTCGATGCCGGCCAGCGTCGCGTCTCCTTGATGCGCTGCCCAGATCGAAACCACCGCACAGGCTGAATCGAGCAGGTGCAGCGAGGGATGCAGGGTGATGTTCAGTTCGGCGAGTGTTTGCGGATCGGCCAGTGCAGCGCTGATCTGTTGCGCACTGACCGTCGCGGCATCGGCGGCGTGATAAGCGCGGGTGCGCAAGCGTTCGAGCCGTGCGACATCGGCCAGATACGGTACCTCGGCCGCCGGTTCGAATGCGTCAATGAAGTCCGCCAGTTCGCCGCCATATCGGCTCATCAGCGGACTGCGCGGTGGCTGCTGCTGGATGAAAATCCCGGCCATGGCGCGGAAGAATTCCTCGCCGACCAACTGCTGCACCACCGGATAACTGTCGGCCAGCGCGTTGATCAACGAACCTTGCACGTTATTGCGATACACCGAGAATCGGCTGGCAGGATCGGCACCGTTGGCGCTGCACAGGCCGGCGGGGCAGGGCAGGCGAGTGTCGAGCAGGGCGGCAGCGAAATCGGCTTGAATGCTCATGGCTGACCCCCTGCACGCAGCAACAACGCTTCGGCCTGCTGCGCCTCGGCCAGCAGCACATTGAACGCCGGAACCTGATTGTCCCGCTCGATCAAGGTTGCCACCGGGCCAACGCGTTCGAGCGCCTGTCGGTATAGCGCCCAGACCGCGTCATCAATCGGCGCGCCGTGATCATCGATCAGCAAGCGATCACCGAGGCTGTCGGCATCTTCGGCGAACCCGGCCAGATGGATCTCACCCACCGCGTGCAAGGGCAGCGCGTCGAGGTAGGCCAGTGGATCGCGTTGATGATTGATGCACGAGACGTAGACGTTGTTGACGTCGAGCAGCAGACCGCAGCCGCTGCGGCGAACCACCTCGGCGATGAACGCCGGTTCATCGAGGGTCGAGCGTTCGAAGCCGAGATAGGTCGCCGGATTTTCCAGCAGCATCGGACGCTTGAGGGTGTTTTGCACCTGGTCGATATGTGCGCAGACGCGGTGAAGCGTCGGCGTGTCATACGCCAGTGGCAGCAGGTCATTGAGGAACACCGGGCCGTGGCTCGACCAGGCCAGGTGTTCGGAAAAGGCTTGCGGTTGATAGCGCTCGATCAGCGTTTTCAAACGTTGCAGGTGCTGAACATCCAGTGGCCCTTCGGCCCCGATGGACAGCCCGACACCGTGCAGCGACAGCGGATACTGCTCGCGGATCAACCCGAGGAAATGATGAAACGGACCGCCGTCGACCATGTAGTTTTCGGCGTGGACTTCGAAGAAACCGAGGTCCGGTCGGGTGCCGAGCACTTCACGCAAGTGCCCGGTCTTGAGCCCCAGCCCGGCGCGGGGCGGGAGCCCGCAAAGGGCTGCCCGAGTGCGCGGTGGGACAGGTTCGCTGGTTGAGAACATGAGCGTCACTCGGGCAGGCAATGGATCAGGACTTGGCTTTGAAGGCTTCCATCTGACCGAAACCGGTCGGCGAGGTCTTGCTCTCGGTGGTGGTGCAGGTGCCTTTTGGCACGAACTTCCAAGAGTTGGCCTGGTAGTCCATCTTCGCTGTGCCGGCACAGGTAGTGCCCGCGCCTGCGGCGCAATCGTTGTGACCCTTCATGGCCACGCCGAAGCATTTTTCCATGTTGCTGTTGTCGGCGGCGTTGGCGCTGGAAACGGCAGTCATGCTCAGGGCGGAACCAAGAGCCAGAACCAGTGCAGCGGCGGACAGGGTGCGAGTGGTAGCAGTCATGATGTTTCTCCAGATTTGAGCTTGGGTTTTACAAGCGAAGTGCGCTTGCTTACCCCACTAGAGAAGGCTCATGGCGATGCGTTACAGCGCAGGCGAAATTTTTCAGAAAAAAATGCAAAACCCTGCGGCAGCTCCTACAGGGATTTCTTCGGTTCCGCGTCTATAGTCATTGCAACGGCCCTGTCACAGGCCGATTTACCAGGACGGTATCTCATGACGAAGGATCGCTCAGCCCGCGCTGCGCTATTGCGCACGACTTCCTCTTTTACGCTCGCCTGCACGCTGCCCTTGTTGTTCAGTACGGTTTGCGCGCAGACGCAAGTTGATCCGCTGGACACGCTCAAGCGCATCAACCACAACTACAACACCCTCAAGGACGCTTGCCAGGAACCCGATACCGGTGCTGCGCGCGGGCTGTATTACTGCAGCGGCGTGACCTTGCGCATGGTCAATGACGGGCCGTTCAATCCGTGGGATTACAGCCCTTACGCGATCAAGATTGGCGCGACGTCCTATTCGTGGATTCGCAAGGACTTGAGTACGCGGATTCTGATTCACCCGGCGGGTTTCATCCTGCGCACGCCTACCGATGCGGCGGCGTTGAAGCTGCCGGTCAAGGAACAGGGCTTCACCTGCATCTACGCCTTCGATGGCGGCACCGGACCGGAGCGCAAGTGGTACGGCTGCGGGTTCTTCGACAGCCGCGAACCGCCGCGCGCGGCCCAGGGCACGATGAACAATCGCAATGCCGCGCTGGCCTACGGCACCTGTGCCGAGGCGGGTGTCACCACCGCCGAGCAATGGACGCAGAAATACACCGGGCTGATGAAAGGGCCGATCCAGTACGGCCAGTGTTCATGGAACGCGGAAAAAACCAGCGACTGGCACGCGATGATCCGCGTGCACGAGTCGCGTCCGAATACCACCAACAAGGATCCCTTTGCCTTCAGTGCCCAGGTCAACGAGTTCATGTTGAAGAACGCCACCGCCACCAACGACGGCAGCGAAAACATGAAGTACATCGACGCCTTCATCTACAACGTCAGAAGCACGCAGAACTTCGCCACCCGCGGTGATCAGGCGCCGCCGAAGCCGGAGAACGGCCTGAACAGCGCGCGCAATTTCCAGAAGAAACTCCAGGCTCAGGGCTACAGCGTGCCGATCCTGCGGCTGGATTTCACCAAGCCTGCCGAACAGCGTTTCAGCTATGTCGCCGCCGATCAGGCGATCGCCGAAATGGTGGTGGGTGGCGCCCCGGCGCCCAGATACATTGCTGATGCCGTGTGGATCGAGCGTTACGACCCGGGCAGCAAGAAAAAAGAATGGTCGCTCAAGGTCACACCGACGGCCGAGGGCAAGGCGATACAGGCCAGCAATCAGGACGCCGTTTATCAGGAGTTGTCAGCCCTGCGTGGCGCCGACAGCCAGTGGCGCGATCACGAGAAATCAGCAGGGAGCATGCGTCAGCAATTGAGCTGTCTGGTACAGAACTACCCAGCCAAGACCGAGTGGAATCTGGAACCGTTCCGCCCCGTGGTCAGCCCGCAGGAAGCGGCTAAGGCCGGCTGCAATCCGGTGGCAGCCCCGGCGCCGCAATACATCGCTTCGGCCGACTGGATCAAGCGTTACGACCCCGGCACCCGCAAGGATGAATGGAGCCTGAGCATCGTGCCCACTGCGGCGGGGCGCGCCTTGCCCAATGACCAGCTCGGCGCCTTGTACGAGCAGTTGTTCGCGCTCAAGGGCGCGGACAGCAATTGGCGCGACAACGAAACGGCGGCCGGCAGTATGCGTCAGCAATTGGGCTGCGTGCTGGCCAACTATCGCAACAAGACGCCGTGGAATCTCGAGCCGTTCCGGCCGGCGCTATCGGATGCCGAGACCCGGGCCGCCGGTTGCAACCCGGTTCCGCGTTAAGTGTGTGTGTTGGCTAATCAAGGAGATGCAAGCCATGAACAAACGTCTGAACAGGATCGCCCCGTTGCTCGTATTGCCGCTGTTGGTGCATGCGGCATGGGCCAGTGCCGAGTCATGCGACGAGACGCTGCGGAAGGTTGAAAAGCTCTACAACAACACCGTCGACAGTTGCGGTCAGGACCCCGCGTCGGACTGCTCGGGGCTGTTAGTGCGCGGCACGCATCGGGCCGATCCGGCCAAGGGGCAAAAGTGGGACGTGTGGAACCCCAGCCCGAAAGCCGTGGAGCTGGGCACATTTGCCGCCTCGTTCATGCGCGCCGACGGCATCAGTTATGAAGACCCGGGCATGAGCACGCAGAACGGCTATCTGATTACGCCCCGGGATCTGGTGAAAGACCCCGAGACGCCAGTGCACGTCTATTGCGCGTTTCCCAACGATGCCTGGACCGACTTTCGCAATGATCGCGGCTGTGGCGACAACAAGAACACCGCCCCGACCGAAGCGGTCTGTCAGGCCATGAAACCACCGATCACCACACCGAACGCCTGGGTCGCGCACTTCACCCAGTACAACAACAATCGTCAGCAGGACCAGTTGCAGTGCGGTTTCAACATGCGCAATCCGATGAGCAGCAAGGAGCGGGTCGATGCCTTTCGCAATTTCATGGGCGCGCGCAAAGTCATCAACAGCCGTGAGTTTCAGACCCAGACCGAGCTGCGCCTGGGCAATCCGAAAACCGATGAACTGCCGATTCTGGCGTTCTTCTACAGCGATCAGCGTGGTCTGAACGACGCGTTGGCCAACCAGAAGGACTACAAGGCCAAGACCGGCAAGGATCGCAACATCATCAAGATCGACTTCCCGAAAACCCCGGTGGGCAAGGCCTCTTTCTCGTGCATCCAGACCTCGACGCCGACAGAACCGAAATTCTGCGACAAGTACATCGAGTCCAGCACCTGGGTACAACGTCCCGATCCGAAACTGGGGCCGAACACCTGGTCGCTCTCGGTAGTACCGACCGCGTGTGGTCGGGCGATCAAGGACGACCAGACCGACCGGATGTTTGCCGAGCTGTACAACAAGCATAAGGACGATGCGCAATGGCGCGAGTACAGCGTCAATGGCGGTTCGTTGCGGCGGCAGATGGTTTGCCATCTGGCGGCAACCTACGAGGGCAAGCCAGTACGCAACAAACCTGAGTGGAACCTTGAACCGGCGCGTCCGTATGTCGATCAGGCCACCGCCGTAGCTCAACACTGCAACCCGTACTGACGGCACTTCCCTGTAGGAGCTGCCGCAGGCTCGGGCCGCGATCGGACGATCTTTTGACTTTGCCTTTTAAAAGCTAGATCAAAAGATCGCAGCCTGCGGCAGCTCCTACAGGTGGGATGTGTGAGGTATAAAAAAACGGCCCGAAGGCCGTTTTTTTTGGTTCAGTGAAAAACCTCAACCGCCGAGGTACGCCTCGCGCACTTTCGGGTCGGTCAGCAGTGCTTCACCGGTGCCTTGCATGACCACGCGGCCGTTCTCCAGAACGTACGCACGGTCAGCGATTTTCAGCGCCTGGTTGGCGTTCTGCTCGACCAGGAACACCGTTACACCGTCCCTGCGCAGCTGTTCGATGATGTCGAAGATCTGCTGGATGATGATTGGTGCCAGGCCCAGCGACGGCTCGTCGAGCAGCAGCAGTTTCGGCTTGCTCATCAGCGCGCGGCCGATGGCGAGCATCTGCTGTTCGCCGCCGGACATGGTGCCGCCGCGCTGGTTGAAGCGTTCTTTCAGGCGCGGGAACAGGCCGAGGACCTTGTCCATCTGCTCCTGATAGTCGCCCTTGTCGGTGAAGAAACCGCCCATGGACAGGTTCTCTTCAACGGTTAGACGGGCAAACACCCGACGACCTTCCGGCACCACCGCGATGCTCTTGCGCATGATCTGCGACGAGTCCTGGCCGACCAGTTCCTCACCCATGTAGCGGATGCTGCCGCTGTGCGCCTGCGGCGAACCGCAGAGCGTCATCAGCAGCGTGGACTTGCCGGCACCGTTGGCGCCGATCAGGGTCACGATCTCGCCCTGACGGACTTCGACGTTGACGCTGTGCAGGGCCTGGATCTTGCCGTAGAAGGTGGAAACGTTTTCGAACTGCAGCATTTACGCTTCCCCCAGGTAGGCTTTGATCACTTCAGGATTGTCGCGGATCTGTTCCGGCGTACCGTCAGCCAGCGGTGTGCCCTGGTTGATCACGACGATGTGGTCGGAAATGCTCATGACCAGCTTCATGTCGTGTTCGATCAACAGCACGGTGACGTTGTGCTCTTCACGCAGCACGCTGATCAGCGCCTTGAGGTCTTCGGTTTCCTTCGGGTTCAGACCGGCGGCCGGTTCGTCGAGCATGAGAATCCGCGGGCGGGTCATCATGCAGCGGGCGATTTCCAGACGCCGTTGCTGACCGTAGGCCAGGGTGCCGGCGGTACGGTTGGCGAACTCTTTCAGGTTGACCTTTTCCAGCCAGTATTCGGCATATTCCATGGCCTCGCGTTCGCTCTTGCGGAACGCCGGGGTCTTGAACAGGCCGGACAGGAAGTTGGTGTTCAGGTGACGGTGCTGGGCGATCAACAGGTTCTCGACCGCCGTCATGTCCTTGAACAACCGCACGTTCTGGAAGGTGCGCACCACGCCCTTAAGGGCAATCTTGTGCCCCGGCAGGCCCTGGATCGGTTCGCCGTCGAGCAGAATGCTGCCGCCCGATGGCTGGTAGAAACCGGTCAGGCAGTTGAACACGGTGGTCTTGCCCGCGCCGTTCGGCCCGATCAGTGCCACCACCTGTTTTTCCTTGACGGTCAGGGCCACGCCATTGACCGCGAGCAAACCGCCGAAGCGCATGCTCAGATTTTCAACCTTCAGAATCTCGCGGCTCATTTTCGCAACTCCATGTGTGGGCGTTGCATCGGCAGCAGACCTTGTGGACGCCAGATCATCATCAACACCATCAGCGCACCGAACATCAACATCCGGTATTCGCTGAACTCACGCATCATTTCCGGCAACAGGATCATCACCACGGCCGCGAGAATCACGCCCAGCTGCGAGCCCATGCCACCCAGCACGACGATGGCGAGGATGATCGCCGACTCGATGAAGGTGAACGATTCCGGCGTCACCAGACCCTGACGGGCGGCGAAGAAGCTCCCGGCGAAACCGGCGAAGCTCGCACCCAGGGTGAACGCCGACAGCTTGATGATCGTCGGATTCAGGCCCAGTGCACGGCAGGCGATTTCGTCTTCACGCAGCGCTTCCCACGCACGGCCGATCGGCATGCGCAGCAGGCGGTTGATGATGAACAGTGCCGCCAGCGCCAGCAACA harbors:
- a CDS encoding DUF2599 domain-containing protein, producing the protein MNKRLNRIAPLLVLPLLVHAAWASAESCDETLRKVEKLYNNTVDSCGQDPASDCSGLLVRGTHRADPAKGQKWDVWNPSPKAVELGTFAASFMRADGISYEDPGMSTQNGYLITPRDLVKDPETPVHVYCAFPNDAWTDFRNDRGCGDNKNTAPTEAVCQAMKPPITTPNAWVAHFTQYNNNRQQDQLQCGFNMRNPMSSKERVDAFRNFMGARKVINSREFQTQTELRLGNPKTDELPILAFFYSDQRGLNDALANQKDYKAKTGKDRNIIKIDFPKTPVGKASFSCIQTSTPTEPKFCDKYIESSTWVQRPDPKLGPNTWSLSVVPTACGRAIKDDQTDRMFAELYNKHKDDAQWREYSVNGGSLRRQMVCHLAATYEGKPVRNKPEWNLEPARPYVDQATAVAQHCNPY
- a CDS encoding ABC transporter ATP-binding protein, producing the protein MLQFENVSTFYGKIQALHSVNVEVRQGEIVTLIGANGAGKSTLLMTLCGSPQAHSGSIRYMGEELVGQDSSQIMRKSIAVVPEGRRVFARLTVEENLSMGGFFTDKGDYQEQMDKVLGLFPRLKERFNQRGGTMSGGEQQMLAIGRALMSKPKLLLLDEPSLGLAPIIIQQIFDIIEQLRRDGVTVFLVEQNANQALKIADRAYVLENGRVVMQGTGEALLTDPKVREAYLGG
- the livG gene encoding high-affinity branched-chain amino acid ABC transporter ATP-binding protein LivG — its product is MSREILKVENLSMRFGGLLAVNGVALTVKEKQVVALIGPNGAGKTTVFNCLTGFYQPSGGSILLDGEPIQGLPGHKIALKGVVRTFQNVRLFKDMTAVENLLIAQHRHLNTNFLSGLFKTPAFRKSEREAMEYAEYWLEKVNLKEFANRTAGTLAYGQQRRLEIARCMMTRPRILMLDEPAAGLNPKETEDLKALISVLREEHNVTVLLIEHDMKLVMSISDHIVVINQGTPLADGTPEQIRDNPEVIKAYLGEA
- a CDS encoding DUF2599 domain-containing protein: MTKDRSARAALLRTTSSFTLACTLPLLFSTVCAQTQVDPLDTLKRINHNYNTLKDACQEPDTGAARGLYYCSGVTLRMVNDGPFNPWDYSPYAIKIGATSYSWIRKDLSTRILIHPAGFILRTPTDAAALKLPVKEQGFTCIYAFDGGTGPERKWYGCGFFDSREPPRAAQGTMNNRNAALAYGTCAEAGVTTAEQWTQKYTGLMKGPIQYGQCSWNAEKTSDWHAMIRVHESRPNTTNKDPFAFSAQVNEFMLKNATATNDGSENMKYIDAFIYNVRSTQNFATRGDQAPPKPENGLNSARNFQKKLQAQGYSVPILRLDFTKPAEQRFSYVAADQAIAEMVVGGAPAPRYIADAVWIERYDPGSKKKEWSLKVTPTAEGKAIQASNQDAVYQELSALRGADSQWRDHEKSAGSMRQQLSCLVQNYPAKTEWNLEPFRPVVSPQEAAKAGCNPVAAPAPQYIASADWIKRYDPGTRKDEWSLSIVPTAAGRALPNDQLGALYEQLFALKGADSNWRDNETAAGSMRQQLGCVLANYRNKTPWNLEPFRPALSDAETRAAGCNPVPR